From one Neorhizobium galegae genomic stretch:
- a CDS encoding SMP-30/gluconolactonase/LRE family protein, translated as MSETKIITPKVRRVIDFPLKVGESPTWDERTGDLWFVDILAPAAICLRAGGAVDRFEMPVKIGCLALCENGEVAVALESGVYLLNPQTGSMKLLCNPDGGRPDSRLNDGKAGPDGCFWVGTRDEAMPQTGNARLYRVKPDGSFDTMIDGDLMTSNGIAWSPDGRTMYHSDSSGLYAQIFDFDPAHGVTGPPRRLHDFTPEEGRPDGAAVDADGFYWIAGQQGGRLNRISPDGTVVEAYLMPAKGPSMPCFGGPDLATLYVTTLSTDNNGTFEDGTIYAFEPGVRGTPVHRFAI; from the coding sequence TTGAGCGAAACAAAGATCATTACACCGAAGGTTCGCCGCGTCATCGACTTTCCCCTTAAGGTCGGAGAGTCCCCCACCTGGGACGAGCGCACCGGCGATCTCTGGTTCGTCGACATCCTGGCACCCGCGGCAATCTGCCTGCGGGCCGGCGGCGCTGTCGATCGGTTCGAGATGCCGGTGAAGATCGGCTGCCTGGCTCTTTGTGAAAATGGCGAGGTCGCGGTGGCGCTGGAAAGCGGCGTATATCTGCTGAACCCCCAAACCGGTTCGATGAAACTGCTCTGCAACCCGGACGGCGGACGGCCGGACAGTCGGCTTAACGACGGAAAGGCCGGGCCGGACGGTTGCTTCTGGGTCGGCACCCGCGACGAGGCGATGCCGCAGACGGGCAATGCCCGCCTTTACCGGGTGAAGCCGGACGGGTCGTTCGACACAATGATCGATGGCGACCTGATGACCTCCAACGGTATCGCCTGGAGCCCGGATGGGCGGACGATGTACCATTCCGACAGCAGTGGGCTCTACGCGCAGATCTTCGATTTCGATCCGGCGCACGGCGTCACAGGCCCTCCTCGCCGCCTGCATGATTTCACACCGGAGGAAGGACGGCCGGACGGCGCCGCCGTGGATGCCGATGGATTCTATTGGATCGCCGGCCAGCAGGGGGGACGGCTCAACCGCATCTCGCCGGATGGAACGGTTGTCGAGGCCTATCTGATGCCTGCCAAGGGGCCGAGCATGCCCTGCTTCGGCGGACCCGATCTCGCTACTCTCTACGTGACCACGCTCTCCACCGACAACAACGGCACTTTCGAAGACGGCACGATCTACGCCTTCGAGCCGGGGGTCCGCGGCACGCCTGTTCATCGCTTCGCAATCTGA
- a CDS encoding FadR/GntR family transcriptional regulator gives MNQSGVIAAAKAEPRFSDIIYEKIVGMIADGRFPINERLPSEPNLAVMFGASRPVVREALERLRRDELIVSRKGSGSYVRQRPDSSVLKQVPVGSLADVQRFFEFRAGLEAEAAELAARNWQANDRIRILSALAALEHCLEIGELGAEEDQYLHDAIAAATGNQFHVTVRDWFRPHFSIGMSVTRSLSLKRTPLHVRHVQDEHQAIVEAILARRETAAHDAMKNHILNARARMFQGVGG, from the coding sequence ATGAACCAATCGGGCGTGATAGCGGCCGCGAAGGCGGAACCTCGTTTCAGCGACATCATCTACGAGAAGATCGTAGGCATGATCGCCGACGGCCGTTTTCCCATCAACGAGCGCCTTCCCTCCGAGCCGAATCTTGCAGTCATGTTCGGGGCATCGCGGCCCGTGGTGCGCGAAGCCCTGGAGCGGCTTCGCAGGGACGAGTTGATCGTGTCTCGCAAGGGATCCGGCTCCTATGTCCGACAGCGGCCGGACTCGTCGGTGCTGAAGCAGGTTCCGGTCGGATCGCTTGCCGACGTGCAACGGTTCTTCGAGTTCCGCGCCGGACTTGAGGCGGAAGCGGCAGAACTGGCGGCACGCAACTGGCAGGCCAATGACAGGATTCGTATCCTTTCGGCGCTTGCGGCCCTCGAACACTGCCTGGAGATCGGCGAACTTGGTGCGGAGGAGGACCAGTACCTGCACGACGCCATCGCCGCGGCGACCGGCAACCAGTTCCACGTCACCGTCCGCGATTGGTTCAGGCCACATTTTTCGATCGGCATGTCGGTGACCCGCAGCCTCAGCCTGAAACGGACGCCGCTGCATGTGCGGCACGTGCAGGACGAGCATCAGGCGATCGTGGAGGCGATCCTGGCACGGCGGGAAACGGCGGCCCATGACGCCATGAAGAACCATATACTGAATGCGCGCGCCCGCATGTTTCAGGGTGTGGGAGGCTAG
- a CDS encoding GGDEF domain-containing protein, which produces MDAERITGSTKPARPSSRKPLQRPSPAIVEQVERLLGGRTRNIRLNGELARLFRERSWPQTAKIIRAWMIWVSVLDVLTLGLYAILLPTETVMSMLWPASILPPAALVAAMVFLRPRPLWLQGVFLLSAVFFILLSVALVGVNAGGEFYERHLTIMLFVAVTAIIIFPILLGWAMAIGASALGIYLVFQLHNPGIEVGSALASALFFASGVAATIVARRTATILAHKSFLLELRDRSRLAELADANSQLELLARTDPLTGVANRRSMMETLYRFWNEDLTRTRGAAMLMCDVDDFKRLNDSLGHAEGDRCLVKVAGIIQSSMRDERDQVARYGGEEFLVFLPGADEQEARIVAERVRSRVEAASLPNPTSRVVPYVTVSIGVAALMQDRELVSAEHLQRQADAALYLAKKAGRNCLIVHAPETG; this is translated from the coding sequence ATGGACGCTGAGCGAATCACAGGTTCTACCAAACCGGCAAGACCGTCTTCGCGGAAACCTCTCCAAAGGCCGAGCCCGGCCATTGTGGAACAAGTCGAGCGCCTACTGGGTGGGCGCACGCGGAATATCCGGCTCAACGGCGAGCTGGCCCGGCTTTTTCGCGAACGCTCCTGGCCGCAGACCGCCAAGATCATCCGCGCGTGGATGATTTGGGTCAGCGTGCTCGACGTCCTGACGTTGGGCCTCTACGCGATCTTGCTTCCGACCGAAACCGTGATGTCGATGCTTTGGCCGGCATCCATCCTTCCCCCCGCGGCTCTCGTCGCCGCGATGGTCTTTCTGCGGCCACGCCCTTTGTGGCTGCAGGGAGTTTTCCTCCTCTCGGCTGTCTTTTTCATCCTCCTGTCCGTAGCCTTGGTGGGCGTCAACGCCGGTGGCGAGTTTTATGAGCGCCATCTGACCATCATGCTTTTCGTGGCCGTCACCGCCATCATCATATTCCCCATCCTGCTTGGCTGGGCGATGGCGATCGGTGCTTCGGCCCTTGGTATCTACCTCGTGTTTCAACTGCACAATCCAGGTATCGAGGTGGGAAGTGCGCTGGCCAGCGCTCTGTTTTTCGCGAGCGGCGTGGCAGCAACCATTGTTGCCCGACGCACCGCAACGATCCTGGCTCACAAGAGTTTCTTGCTCGAGTTGCGAGACCGAAGTCGCCTCGCCGAGCTTGCTGACGCCAATTCCCAGCTGGAACTGCTTGCACGAACCGACCCGCTGACCGGTGTCGCCAACCGGCGCTCGATGATGGAAACGCTCTATCGTTTCTGGAACGAGGACTTAACACGAACCAGAGGCGCGGCGATGCTGATGTGCGACGTCGATGATTTCAAGCGCCTCAACGACAGTCTCGGGCATGCCGAAGGCGACCGCTGCCTGGTGAAGGTTGCCGGCATCATCCAGAGCAGCATGAGAGACGAGCGGGACCAGGTCGCCCGTTACGGAGGCGAAGAATTTCTCGTCTTCCTCCCAGGCGCTGATGAACAGGAGGCCAGGATTGTCGCTGAAAGAGTTCGCAGCCGCGTAGAAGCTGCGTCGCTTCCCAACCCCACCTCCCGCGTCGTTCCTTATGTCACGGTCAGCATCGGGGTAGCGGCGCTGATGCAGGACCGCGAACTCGTATCGGCGGAGCATCTTCAGCGCCAGGCGGACGCCGCGCTCTACCTTGCCAAGAAGGCCGGCCGGAACTGTCTGATAGTTCATGCTCCAGAGACCGGCTAA
- a CDS encoding ABC transporter substrate-binding protein codes for MRDDENMSSGVTRRTFLAGVGGAVALSVAGGSASAAATKEAPQLAALVKDGKLPPLAERLPKNPMVVKPWEKIGTYGGTLRRGLRGSSDHNGILRMVGNQGLVRWNMDFTQALPNLAERWEVNADASQFTFYLLKGAKWSDGHPFTADDVVFAIEDVVKNKELYSSTPAQISVAGKPVVVEKIDDYTVKFTFAAANALYLENLATPLGQHPTLFAKHYCSKFLPKYNPNLDADVKAAGSSSWPDLFRAKCGDIEIPQRWGNAEKPVLDPWMIKEAYSGGATRVLMVRNPYFWQVDTEGNQLPYVDELNFGISQDVESLMLNVISGKIDIQERHINSLANKPTLSQNMKKGDYRLLSLVPSAAQQCSLYLNMTHKDPVLRKIFADKSFRQALSMGINRQEIIDIVYFGQSEGYQTGPRPGHPWYHEKLARQFTEFATDKANAMLDKAGLDKKNANGIRLRPDGQPLFFAVDVIPTLYPDLVDVLELVKAHWTKIGVSMKVNTIERALYYTRGDDNAHDAQVWPGPGGLDPMLDPRDFFAFHPQGSRYAIPWTLWYTSNGAKGEEPPESQKKRFKLYDEARSTADVDKRGAIMKQVFDIAAEEFEVMGICLAVGGFGVIRNNLRNVPEKQPDSWSWPNPGPALPQQFTFTS; via the coding sequence ATGCGCGACGACGAAAATATGTCTTCCGGCGTTACCCGCCGGACGTTCCTCGCAGGCGTTGGCGGGGCCGTTGCCCTGTCAGTTGCGGGCGGCAGCGCCAGCGCGGCTGCGACCAAGGAGGCGCCGCAGCTTGCGGCTCTCGTCAAGGACGGCAAGCTTCCGCCGCTTGCCGAACGTCTTCCGAAGAACCCGATGGTCGTGAAACCCTGGGAAAAGATAGGTACCTACGGCGGCACGCTGCGGCGCGGCCTTCGCGGCTCGTCTGACCATAACGGCATCCTGCGCATGGTCGGCAATCAGGGCCTGGTACGCTGGAACATGGACTTCACCCAAGCTCTGCCGAATCTCGCGGAGAGGTGGGAAGTCAATGCGGATGCTTCGCAGTTTACCTTCTACCTCTTGAAGGGCGCGAAGTGGTCGGACGGCCATCCGTTCACGGCCGACGACGTGGTGTTCGCCATCGAGGATGTCGTCAAGAACAAGGAACTCTACAGCTCGACGCCGGCGCAGATTTCCGTGGCCGGCAAGCCGGTCGTGGTCGAAAAGATCGACGACTACACCGTCAAGTTCACCTTCGCCGCAGCCAACGCGCTTTATCTGGAAAACCTTGCGACCCCGCTCGGCCAGCATCCGACGCTGTTTGCCAAGCACTACTGCAGCAAGTTCCTGCCGAAGTACAACCCGAACCTCGATGCGGACGTGAAGGCAGCCGGCTCATCGAGCTGGCCGGACCTCTTCCGCGCCAAGTGCGGCGATATCGAAATTCCGCAGCGCTGGGGCAATGCCGAGAAGCCGGTGCTCGATCCGTGGATGATCAAGGAGGCCTATTCCGGCGGCGCGACCCGGGTGCTGATGGTTCGCAATCCCTACTTCTGGCAGGTCGACACCGAGGGCAACCAGCTGCCCTATGTCGACGAACTGAATTTCGGCATCTCGCAGGACGTCGAGTCGCTGATGCTCAACGTCATCTCCGGCAAAATCGACATTCAGGAGCGTCATATCAACTCGCTCGCGAACAAGCCGACGCTGTCGCAGAACATGAAGAAGGGCGATTACCGACTGCTGTCGCTCGTGCCGTCCGCGGCGCAGCAGTGCTCGCTCTACCTCAACATGACCCACAAGGACCCGGTGCTGCGGAAGATCTTTGCAGACAAGTCGTTCCGCCAAGCGCTGTCGATGGGCATCAATCGCCAGGAAATCATCGACATCGTCTACTTCGGGCAGAGCGAGGGCTACCAGACCGGCCCGCGCCCCGGCCACCCGTGGTATCACGAGAAGCTGGCACGGCAGTTCACCGAATTTGCGACGGACAAGGCCAATGCCATGCTCGACAAGGCTGGCCTCGACAAGAAGAATGCCAACGGCATCCGTCTCCGGCCTGACGGCCAGCCGCTCTTCTTCGCGGTCGACGTCATCCCGACGCTCTATCCCGACCTCGTCGACGTGCTGGAACTGGTGAAGGCGCATTGGACGAAGATCGGGGTGAGCATGAAGGTCAACACCATCGAACGCGCGCTCTATTATACGAGAGGCGACGACAATGCCCATGATGCGCAGGTCTGGCCGGGTCCCGGCGGCCTCGACCCGATGCTCGATCCGCGCGACTTCTTTGCCTTCCATCCGCAGGGATCGCGTTACGCCATTCCGTGGACGCTCTGGTACACGTCCAACGGCGCCAAGGGCGAAGAGCCCCCGGAAAGCCAGAAGAAGCGCTTCAAGCTCTATGACGAGGCTCGTTCTACGGCCGATGTCGACAAGCGCGGCGCGATCATGAAGCAGGTCTTCGATATCGCTGCGGAAGAATTCGAAGTCATGGGGATCTGCCTCGCTGTGGGGGGCTTCGGCGTGATCCGCAACAATCTGCGCAACGTCCCGGAAAAACAGCCGGACAGCTGGTCCTGGCCGAACCCTGGCCCTGCCCTGCCGCAGCAGTTCACGTTCACGAGCTGA
- a CDS encoding N-formylglutamate amidohydrolase produces the protein MTDLTFAPVDIDGVLEIIPPTAPTIPMVFDSPHSGLTLPDFERTASDELVRAASDTYVDDLFGFAPSIGAPLLIAHFPRSFLDLNRSMKDVDLEMVEGKWPHPTRDSASARRGMGLTWRYAWGDTPMYGRKLTVKELEDRIDTYWRPYHREMVRLLDETYAAFGKVYHINCHSMPAIGHVLSPDPAGTVRKDIVVGDYEGVASEPDFVKLVVETLEGFGYSVSLNVPFKGAELVSAYSAPGKNRHSIQIELNRKLYMDEDTREKITDYNELKVNLARLGTVMRDYVLHKS, from the coding sequence ATGACCGACCTGACCTTCGCCCCCGTCGACATCGACGGCGTTCTCGAGATCATTCCGCCGACTGCGCCGACCATCCCCATGGTGTTCGACTCGCCCCATAGCGGCCTGACATTGCCGGATTTCGAGCGCACCGCTTCCGACGAGCTGGTGCGCGCCGCTTCCGACACCTATGTGGACGATCTCTTCGGCTTCGCCCCCTCGATCGGGGCTCCGCTGCTGATCGCCCATTTTCCGCGCAGTTTCCTCGACCTCAACCGGTCGATGAAGGATGTCGACCTGGAAATGGTCGAGGGCAAATGGCCTCATCCGACGCGCGACAGCGCCTCGGCCCGCCGCGGCATGGGTCTCACCTGGCGTTACGCCTGGGGCGACACACCGATGTATGGCCGCAAGTTGACAGTGAAGGAGCTGGAGGACCGCATCGACACCTATTGGCGGCCCTACCACCGCGAAATGGTGCGGCTGCTCGACGAGACCTATGCGGCCTTCGGAAAGGTCTATCACATCAACTGCCATTCGATGCCGGCGATCGGCCACGTGCTGTCGCCCGATCCGGCCGGCACGGTCCGCAAGGATATCGTGGTCGGGGATTACGAAGGCGTGGCGAGCGAACCGGATTTCGTGAAACTGGTCGTCGAAACGCTGGAAGGTTTTGGATACTCGGTGTCGCTCAACGTACCCTTCAAGGGCGCCGAGCTGGTTTCTGCCTACAGCGCGCCTGGCAAAAACCGCCACAGCATCCAGATCGAGCTCAACCGCAAACTCTACATGGACGAGGATACCCGAGAGAAAATAACCGATTATAATGAGTTGAAGGTCAATCTCGCCAGGCTCGGCACGGTCATGCGCGACTACGTCCTGCACAAAAGCTGA
- a CDS encoding NAD-dependent epimerase/dehydratase family protein translates to MKRIAITGGAGNIATQLRGFLRPEAEHIRLIDIRPAKELASNESFFEGDLADAASMRAALEGMDGVIHLGGLPREAEIGDMLQSNILGTYNLYDAARANGTNRVVFASSNHATGFYPRSRTITPLDVPRPDTRYGLSKCWGEMVAGFYYDKAGIRTLSIRIGNAGPYPNSERAAAIWISPRDLFQLVKIGLTHPDIAAAVVYGMSRNDAGWWKDELAERLGYRPQDFSRDHLRLEPVDESPAAAFFQGGGFCDPQHDGTIRLRDENGLIVFTEAAR, encoded by the coding sequence TTGAAACGGATTGCGATAACAGGTGGTGCGGGCAATATCGCCACGCAGCTTAGGGGATTTCTGCGCCCCGAGGCGGAACACATCAGGCTGATCGACATCAGGCCGGCGAAAGAACTCGCGTCGAACGAAAGCTTCTTCGAGGGCGACCTCGCGGATGCCGCCTCTATGCGTGCCGCGCTCGAGGGCATGGACGGCGTCATTCACCTCGGCGGGCTTCCCCGCGAGGCCGAGATCGGCGACATGCTGCAGAGCAATATTCTTGGCACCTACAATCTGTACGATGCCGCCCGCGCCAATGGCACGAACCGCGTCGTCTTCGCGTCCAGCAATCACGCCACCGGCTTCTATCCCCGGTCCCGGACGATCACGCCCCTCGACGTGCCGCGTCCCGACACGCGCTACGGCCTGTCGAAATGTTGGGGCGAGATGGTCGCCGGATTTTATTACGACAAGGCGGGTATCCGCACGCTGTCGATCCGCATCGGCAATGCCGGTCCTTATCCGAACAGCGAACGGGCGGCGGCGATCTGGATCAGCCCGCGCGACCTGTTCCAGCTTGTGAAGATCGGCCTCACCCATCCCGACATCGCTGCGGCGGTCGTCTACGGCATGTCGCGCAACGATGCCGGCTGGTGGAAGGATGAACTAGCCGAGCGGCTCGGCTACCGGCCACAGGATTTCTCCCGCGATCATCTGCGCCTTGAGCCGGTGGATGAAAGCCCGGCCGCCGCATTCTTCCAGGGTGGAGGTTTCTGCGATCCGCAACACGACGGTACAATCCGGCTCCGGGACGAGAACGGACTGATCGTATTCACGGAGGCTGCGCGTTGA
- a CDS encoding PAS-domain containing protein, which yields MLVAQNITHRRTAVLVMGADAAKLDLDRLPAENIEISAVPACDRLEDLQTIVEESQPHLILLDIQFADLCGVQICRQLKRSSATSEIPVILVTPEGDIDGRIAGFEAGAADCVSSTIDSRELGARVNAQLASSRIRKQIVSQDEQLRTALASMSQGVCLFHADGTLALSNSRYAEVYGVDPALIHPGQSLEDIIKLRDEVGAFPTMSTEEYLAWAEDTNAGASSQVWIKELKSGKVIRGCHQRTADGGWVSTHEDVTEARLAERSLAQAHALAERAEQEARAAHARLLAAFEVVPEGLALFDEDDRYVMWNRRYEQLYAESGAPIVKGMGFEERLRSGLQRGQYPEAIGREEEWLADRLARHAEPKSAHEQRLPGNRWVRIEERRVSGGGSVGIRVDITDLKMREASFRLLFEGNPLPMWVQDRESLQFLDVNQAALDHYGYDRDLFLSMTLLDILPPEDRERMKAAVTDAEQVSDVNRSQRHRTACGAEIEAFIYSSQLAFDAHPASLIAAVDVTERKRAERALLQHRDDLEETVRSRTAEIARQATELERMLDQERQVNELQRQFVSMASHEFRTPLSIIDGAAQRLVRRKNAVTSEFISEKTEQIRSAVSRMLELMESILAVGRLDHGHIDIVRKPCALGDIIGTCIARQESIRKSHRFLLDLERLPSTIYGDGAALEQVFTNLFSNAVKYAPDSPDVYVTGWQENDCVQITVRDEGIGIDADDLPKMFGRYFRARSSSGIAGTGIGLNLVKQVIELHNGEIHVDSVKGEGTVFTIKLPIARPEQTEKDAAQTLTDQIGLPIEVQP from the coding sequence ATGCTGGTCGCCCAGAACATCACTCATCGACGGACGGCTGTTCTCGTCATGGGCGCGGATGCGGCCAAGCTGGACCTCGATCGGCTTCCGGCAGAAAACATCGAGATCTCGGCTGTTCCAGCGTGCGACCGCTTGGAGGACCTCCAAACGATCGTGGAGGAGTCACAACCCCACCTGATCCTGCTCGACATTCAATTCGCAGACTTGTGCGGCGTCCAAATCTGCCGCCAGCTGAAACGCAGTTCGGCGACGTCTGAAATACCGGTAATCCTGGTCACTCCCGAAGGCGATATCGATGGAAGGATCGCTGGTTTTGAGGCCGGTGCGGCTGACTGTGTCTCAAGCACGATCGACAGCAGGGAACTTGGCGCGCGCGTGAACGCACAACTCGCATCGAGCCGCATTCGCAAGCAGATTGTTAGTCAGGACGAACAGCTTCGAACCGCACTCGCCAGCATGAGCCAGGGTGTTTGCCTCTTCCACGCGGACGGTACATTGGCCTTGTCCAACAGTCGCTACGCCGAGGTTTACGGGGTCGATCCGGCCCTGATCCACCCCGGGCAGTCGCTCGAAGACATTATAAAGTTGAGGGACGAAGTCGGAGCCTTTCCAACGATGTCCACAGAGGAATACCTCGCATGGGCGGAAGACACCAACGCTGGCGCTTCGTCGCAGGTGTGGATTAAGGAACTTAAATCGGGCAAGGTCATCCGAGGCTGCCATCAGCGTACTGCTGACGGGGGCTGGGTGTCGACGCATGAGGACGTGACCGAGGCGCGACTAGCCGAACGATCTCTTGCTCAAGCTCATGCGCTGGCCGAGCGCGCAGAGCAGGAGGCAAGAGCAGCCCATGCGCGGCTGCTGGCCGCCTTCGAAGTCGTCCCGGAAGGCCTGGCACTGTTCGATGAAGATGATCGATATGTGATGTGGAATCGCCGCTACGAACAGCTCTACGCTGAAAGCGGTGCTCCCATCGTCAAGGGCATGGGTTTCGAGGAAAGACTTCGCAGCGGGCTGCAGCGTGGCCAGTATCCCGAAGCGATCGGCCGTGAGGAGGAATGGCTGGCCGATCGATTGGCTCGTCATGCGGAGCCGAAGAGCGCCCATGAGCAGCGCCTCCCGGGGAACCGATGGGTCCGGATAGAGGAGCGACGCGTCTCGGGCGGCGGAAGCGTGGGGATTCGCGTCGACATCACGGATCTCAAGATGCGTGAGGCTTCCTTCCGGCTGCTATTCGAAGGAAACCCCCTGCCGATGTGGGTTCAGGACCGGGAGAGCCTTCAATTTCTCGACGTCAACCAGGCGGCTCTTGATCACTACGGTTATGATCGTGACCTTTTTCTTTCCATGACACTCCTGGACATCCTTCCCCCGGAGGATCGGGAAAGAATGAAAGCCGCGGTCACCGATGCGGAGCAGGTGAGCGACGTCAATCGGTCTCAGCGGCACCGGACGGCTTGCGGAGCCGAAATCGAGGCCTTTATCTATTCGAGCCAACTTGCCTTCGACGCTCATCCGGCGTCCCTGATTGCCGCAGTCGACGTCACCGAGCGAAAACGTGCGGAAAGGGCACTGCTTCAGCATCGCGATGATCTTGAGGAAACAGTGCGCAGCAGAACTGCAGAAATTGCGCGTCAGGCTACGGAACTGGAACGGATGCTCGATCAAGAGCGGCAGGTCAACGAGCTGCAGCGGCAATTCGTCTCCATGGCGTCTCACGAATTCCGGACGCCGCTTTCGATCATCGACGGCGCGGCGCAGCGTCTCGTTCGCCGCAAGAACGCGGTGACCTCGGAATTCATCAGTGAGAAGACGGAGCAGATCCGCAGCGCAGTTTCGCGAATGCTGGAATTGATGGAAAGCATCCTCGCAGTCGGGCGCTTGGATCACGGCCACATCGATATCGTCCGCAAGCCATGCGCACTGGGCGACATCATTGGGACCTGCATTGCGCGGCAGGAAAGTATACGCAAATCGCACCGGTTCCTGCTCGATCTGGAGCGGCTTCCCTCGACGATCTACGGCGACGGTGCGGCGCTGGAGCAGGTGTTCACCAATCTCTTCTCAAATGCTGTAAAATACGCGCCGGACTCTCCAGACGTCTATGTGACGGGGTGGCAGGAAAACGACTGTGTCCAGATTACCGTTCGCGACGAGGGCATCGGCATCGACGCGGACGACTTGCCCAAGATGTTCGGGCGCTATTTCCGGGCGAGAAGTTCATCCGGCATCGCGGGGACGGGTATCGGCCTCAACCTAGTGAAGCAGGTGATTGAGTTGCATAACGGCGAAATTCACGTTGACAGCGTGAAGGGTGAAGGAACCGTGTTTACAATCAAGCTGCCGATCGCGAGGCCTGAGCAAACGGAGAAGGACGCGGCTCAAACGTTGACCGACCAGATAGGCCTGCCGATCGAGGTTCAGCCCTAA
- a CDS encoding dihydrodipicolinate synthase family protein: protein MDIQTFREILTGISGVPITAYGADGEVDIAVTRAIYARVAKAGIHNIVAAGNTGEFYALTPAEITVVTEAAVAGVDGKAPVTAAVGRSLREAIAMARTAKTIGASAVMSHQPVDPFAAPAAQIDYFRNLADASPLPMVAYVRADGFSLDDMLRLAAHPNIAGIKFATTDILLLSRVVAASAAGNALFVCGLAESWAPAFTAAGARGFTSGLVNVAPQISLAIHAALESGDYQEARRMIGIIEPFERMRTQYRNGANVTVVKEAVEIELGISVGEVRVPGLPRLAPEDRIKLTETLGKWPSLIGRASGY from the coding sequence ATGGATATCCAGACATTTCGCGAAATCCTGACCGGCATTTCCGGCGTACCGATCACCGCCTACGGAGCGGATGGCGAGGTCGACATCGCTGTCACCCGTGCGATTTACGCGCGGGTGGCGAAAGCCGGCATCCACAACATCGTCGCGGCCGGCAATACCGGTGAGTTTTATGCGCTCACTCCGGCGGAAATCACGGTCGTTACCGAAGCGGCAGTGGCGGGCGTTGACGGCAAGGCGCCGGTGACGGCTGCCGTAGGGCGCTCGTTGCGAGAGGCGATTGCCATGGCAAGGACAGCCAAGACGATCGGTGCGTCCGCCGTCATGTCGCATCAGCCGGTCGATCCTTTCGCAGCGCCCGCCGCCCAGATCGATTATTTCCGCAATCTCGCCGATGCCTCCCCGCTGCCGATGGTCGCTTACGTCAGGGCGGATGGTTTCAGCCTTGACGACATGCTGCGGCTCGCGGCTCATCCGAACATCGCCGGCATCAAGTTTGCGACGACTGACATCCTGCTTCTATCTCGGGTCGTCGCGGCATCCGCTGCGGGCAACGCGCTGTTCGTTTGCGGCCTGGCGGAAAGCTGGGCGCCAGCCTTCACCGCTGCCGGCGCCCGGGGGTTCACTTCCGGTCTCGTCAATGTCGCGCCTCAAATTTCGCTGGCGATTCATGCCGCACTTGAGTCCGGAGATTATCAGGAGGCTCGCCGGATGATCGGAATCATCGAGCCCTTCGAGCGGATGCGCACGCAATACCGCAACGGCGCAAACGTTACGGTCGTCAAGGAAGCCGTGGAGATAGAGCTTGGCATTTCCGTCGGCGAAGTGCGGGTCCCGGGCCTGCCGCGGCTCGCTCCGGAAGACCGGATAAAATTGACCGAAACGCTCGGCAAATGGCCATCCCTGATTGGCCGAGCATCCGGATATTGA